Proteins found in one Plasmodium gaboni strain SY75 chromosome 13, whole genome shotgun sequence genomic segment:
- a CDS encoding putative 40S ribosomal protein S7: protein MDAVQKRVLKSNPSDLEKEIAQCLLDIELSSSSDIKTDAKEIKLLSCDLIEVEKLKKKTILIYIPYKIYTTYVKKIQRKLINELEKKTKKYVVLVAKRTILKGKQKNKSFKIIPRSRTLTSVYDSVLEDIVSPSEIIGKRISMKADGKRVFKIMLDSKERQRDNIEEKLISFAAVYKKITRRDAVFSLPPTNDK from the exons ATGGATGCTGTTCAAAAGAGAGTATTAAAAAGTAACCCAAGCGACTTAGAAAAAGAGATAGCACAATGTTTATTAGACATTGAATTATCTAGTTCTTCGGATATAAAAACAGATGctaaagaaataaaattattatcatgtGATTTAATAGAAgtagaaaaattaaaaaagaaaactattttaatttatattccttacaaaatttatacaacctatgtaaaaaaaatccaaagaaaattaattaatgaattagaaaaaaaaactaaaaaatatgttgTGTTAGTTGCAAAAAGAACTATCTTAAAAGGAAAgcaaaaaaataaatcattcAAAATTATTCCAAGATCAAGAACTTTAACAAGTGTTTATGATTCAGTCCTTGAAGATATTGTATCTCCAAGTGAAATTATTGGAAAaag aATAAGCATGAAAGCAGACGGAAAAAGagtttttaaaattatgtTAGATTCTAAAGAAAGACAAAGAGATAACATAGAAGAGAAACTTATTAGTTTTGCTGctgtttataaaaaaattaccAGGAGAGATGCCGTTTTCTCTTTACCACCAacaaatgataaataa
- a CDS encoding deoxyhypusine hydroxylase, protein MGENNHNINNINDINIINNNYINCDSVTGGSNNKVRIIKYEESTNKEFILKYLVNIKNDYIEKQMRALYECREVYKDDIDEVINILTYALKNNDSILLRHEIAYVIGQISNEKCNNILINLLNDENENIMVRHEAAEGLAAIGSESNIPIIKKHLNDMNVEVRETCELALSSLIEKNKYTTCSCINKIKPYKNNILSDNTYNNNINSNSYSQDDDTNDIYFHSKKKFNTIDPVVCISDSNNKKNVYDLIRDLNNNELALKIRYEALFLLRDMETDISLNALGEALINDKSSAIFRHELAFVLGQVLHLNSLKYLLSSLKNISEHEMVRHEVALALGSLGSLNLNSDEYKIIQEQIIDTLKKYSKDECVVVAESCLVGLDYISENLNISIEVN, encoded by the coding sequence ATGGGAGAAAATAACcacaatataaataacataaatgacataaatattataaataataattatattaattgtGATAGTGTAACAGGTggtagtaataataaagtgagaattataaaatatgaagaGAGTACGAACAAAGAGTTcattttgaaatatttagTTAACATAAAGAATgattatatagaaaaacAAATGAGAGCTTTATATGAATGCAGAGAAGTTTATAAGGATGATATCGATGaagtaataaatatacttACATATgctttaaaaaataacGATAGTATTTTATTAAGACATGAAATAGCTTATGTAATAGGACAAATAAGTAATgaaaaatgtaataatatattaattaatttattaaatgatgaaaatgaaaatataatggTTCGACACGAAGCTGCAGAAGGTTTGGCTGCTATTGGTAGCGAATCTAATATCCctataataaaaaaacatttgAATGATATGAATGTAGAAGTAAGAGAAACATGTGAATTAGCCTTAAGTTCTTTgatagaaaaaaataaatatacaacTTGTTCGtgtattaataaaataaaaccatataaaaataatatccTAAGTgataatacatataataataatattaatagcAATAGTTATAGTCAAGATGATGATActaatgatatatatttccattccaaaaaaaaattcaataCTATAGATCCAGTAGTTTGTATATCAgatagtaataataaaaaaaatgtttatgatttaataagagatttaaataataatgaattaGCTTTAAAAATTAGATATGAAgctttatttttattaagaGATATGGAAACAGATATATCTTTGAATGCACTAGGGGAAGCCttaataaatgataaatcATCTGCAATTTTTAGACATGAATTAGCTTTTGTATTAGGTCAAGTCTTACATTtaaattctttaaaatatttattatcatcattaaaaaatattagtGAGCATGAAATGGTAAGACATGAAGTTGCCTTAGCTTTAGGTTCTTTAGGAAGTCTTAATTTAAATTCtgatgaatataaaataatacaagAACAAATTATAGACACTTTGAAAAAATACTCAAAGGATGAATGTGTAGTTGTTGCTGAGAGTTGCTTAGTGGGTTTGGACTACATATCagaaaatttaaatatatctatagAGGTTAATTAG
- a CDS encoding hypothetical protein (conserved Plasmodium protein, unknown function), giving the protein MKFWLVKKNVFSKTPFRNYKIIYLKNKNVNNFFRLFSSSPVCIPKRVGFMKPSFKLNRKAQKYIVNVQWLKNNDTKKLEELCNKIKKDANSFDSYELIDLVYYLSKHSNKNAYLTIEPLLFHFFLKYNKNSHTINLNGISIHRLLRVLTEYQDIVYREWIYSISEIISKKHAHISMRDIQLILDDLALFYDFQIHKHIIPFYKTITNRINELEIKRLPFLIHVIGRIGSNDNKLLYVLFNTLKNNIFKSELYRSDFSGLMLRGLANLKIVPHTNLLYQLYKPIRDNINCTNIKYISWCADGFSRLNFFYPLPLLVNQILKMKDKISQLELNDFSSILNCIQSYILIKYFNNTQMKQNISKHYQKNINNIDKNNSFYSYINDENIIQDHFNSKTQYCNISEPKSGDNKIYNQKDEKINNDMVYNNIYNNTSQQNTNNNTDVKHNNNMKMNKNMNYMFNNSNQFDKNIQTTNQNPTLEEKKNGSFQNNKYPNNDTDMNFSISIEQLYDIYIKLENIILEKISESIYNSTPPYRVIMFELMTRLFRFYNKPIDLIITMNTHRYDTPILLKNSNSLQLILSNEKNRLMSNSNLSFYVNKFDILNDFFFRTNHKETDEHNMNDHKSNEHNKHCNMEKKSNDIFVNIPLPKIFKTFLHSIYFRTPALGGRTIMLLLIALVRLNFGQREKLEYEQKLNTNILPLMKASEIYRPLTHCIIREIIRKLQTFNSEELIICVICLNELDALNLNKELFSLLIDRFYNLKNNNYMTNDQLAQLKTLFNYWINHKRNMIIDNLKYSNTKQFKHFIRP; this is encoded by the coding sequence atgaaattTTGGCTAGTTAAAAAAAACGTTTTCTCAAAAACTCCTTTtagaaattataaaattatatatttgaagaataaaaatgtaaataacTTTTTTCGTTTGTTTTCATCATCACCCGTTTGTATACCTAAAAGGGTAGGGTTTATGAAGCCGTCGTTCAAATTAAATAGGAAGGCTCagaaatatattgttaatGTTCAATGgttaaaaaataatgatacGAAAAAATTAGAAGAACTGTgtaacaaaataaaaaaagatgCAAACAGCTTTGATAGTTATGAACTTATTGATTTGGTATATTATCTAAGTAAGCATTCTAATAAAAATGCATATTTAACAATTGAAcctttattatttcatttttttcttaaatataataaaaatagtcatacaataaatttaaatgGTATATCAATACATAGATTATTAAGAGTACTTACAGAATATCAAGATATTGTATATAGAGAATGGATATATTCAATATCTGaaataatatcaaaaaaaCATGCACACATCTCTATGAGAGATATACAACTTATATTAGATGATTTGGcattattttatgatttTCAAATACATAAACACATTATACCTTTTTATAAAACTATAACTAATCGAATTAATGAATTGGAAATTAAACGATTACCATTTCTAATACATGTAATTGGTCGCATAGGATctaatgataataaattattatatgtactttttaatacattaaaaaataatatattcaaaagTGAATTATATAGGTCAGATTTTTCAGGACTCATGTTAAGAGGATTAGCTAATCTTAAAATTGTACCACACacaaatttattatatcaatTATATAAACCTATAAgagataatattaattgcaccaatattaaatatatatcatgGTGTGCTGATGGATTTTCTAGACTTAACTTCTTCTATCCTTTACCTCTTCTTGTAAATCAAATACTCAAAATGAAAGACAAAATATCTCAACTCGAACTTAATGATTTTTCATCAATATTAAATTGCATAcaatcatatatattaataaaatattttaataacaCACAAATGAAACAGAATATTTCTAAACATTATcaaaaaaacataaataatatagataaaaaCAATTCATTctattcatatataaatgatgaaaatattatccAGGACCATTTTAATTCAAAAACACAATATTGTAACATATCTGAACCAAAAAGTGGTgacaataaaatatataatcaaaaggatgaaaagataaataatgatatggtttataataatatatataataataccTCACAACAAAATACAAATAACAACACAGATGtaaaacataataataatatgaagatgaataaaaatatgaactatatgtttaataattctaatcaatttgataaaaatatacaaacAACTAATCAAAATCCCACTTTggaggaaaaaaaaaatggttcttttcaaaataataaatatccaaataatgatacagatatgaatttttctatttctATTGAACAGttatatgatatttatataaaattagaaaatataattttagaaaaaataagtgaaagtatatataatagtaCTCCTCCATATAGAGTTATTATGTTTGAATTAATGACCAGATTGTTTAGATTTTATAATAAACCAATAGACCTTATTATTACTATGAATACACATAGATATGATACACCTATATTgttaaaaaattcaaataGCTTGCAACTCATTTTatcaaatgaaaaaaatagatTAATGAGCAATTCTAACTTATCTTTTTATGTCAACAAGtttgatattttaaatgattttttttttcgaACAAATCATAAAGAAACTGATGAACATAATATGAATGACCATAAATCGAATGAACATAACAAACATTGtaatatggaaaaaaaaagtaacGATATCTTTGTTAATATTCCTCTAccaaaaatatttaaaactTTTTTACATTCCATATATTTTAGAACTCCCGCTTTAGGAGGTAGAACTATTATGTTACTCTTAATTGCCCTAGTACGATTAAATTTTGGTCAAAGAGAAAAATTAGaatatgaacaaaaattaaatacTAATATTTTACCTCTTATGAAAGCAAGCGAAATATATAGACCATTAACACACTGTATTATTCGTGAAATTATAAGGAAACTACAAACATTTAATTCAGAAGAATTAATTATTTGTGTTATATGCTTAAATGAATTAGATGcattaaatttaaataaagaattattttcattacTAATTGACAGgttttataatttaaaaaataataattacatGACCAATGATCAATTAGCACAATTAAAAACTCTATTTAATTATTGGATTAATCATAAAAGAAACATGATAATTGATAActtaaaatattcaaacACAAAACAGTTTAAGCATTTTATTAGACCATAA
- a CDS encoding putative DEAD/DEAH box ATP-dependent RNA helicase: MTKGNTILIDHINTTIIKDEEEKKEMVPGDHCSNSSTPLSYNDEPNKLSNKEKKKLEYQKRIQKKKEKQLKKVQKLITKTQSGSLSYLKNNIVSSSVFNKLIDEKKKEGKNNDANMNSDNINDTNDIYNNNNKKKNKKNKIKNNNMNNMNNMNIQEYSSESSLEKHKGKNDLCSHLENISKKKLIKKLKNKNKHAKEIEKKNLFKKIQELKLNNTEQKNLMIPFDIKNISKNNEHLDKLLKTYEELNIELPHYLKIIKTKIEKKRKRYLDKIEYLKEEKNVQEKETIKSEEEQCDIKKKNKINSFKEQSQNYIETNNIDETYTDQNTNILKSESSDEDYKKMNSHNNYHDSDMDDESISSYHNSAEEKEKDLNKNINNNNNNNNSNICNDDKRKVCYKNIQVNRKEHIDKVRLSLPVLDYEQEIIEAVLNYDVVFINGDTGCGKSTQVPQFLYEYGFTSNNYFIGITQPRKIAVKSICNRLNVELNEEICGYQIRFEKSYFLKQSKMKVMTEGILLKEIMSDFILSKYSVIILDEAHERSINMDIILGILSIICNIRNDNYYNFKSDIIPIKIIIMSATINDNNLFKNKIFQNYTTVNIPTQKVPVVDHFLSYTPKDYVEEAKRKIIQIHKKLPQGSILVFLTSQEEIYRLYNMLSNLKITNLKCEEQGENKIMDEVNFDVFDLSEDEQNKDEKVSLFFRETDENKEKKILFDVSEEEDSVDSDNNNNSDDNNNNSDDHNNSDDHNNSDNNNNSDDDNNSDDNNNSDDHNNSDDHNNSDDNKKKNIIINTNKLNNNTKKTSSIWKGSDGSGTLKVFKLYSNLPMKEQMKLFHNPKENERICILSTNIAETSLTLPNIRYVIDCGKEKRKIYSNLNDYSYYIIDNISKCSAIQRKGRAGRILYLLKKNKKNKKKMENEKGHVYKLYSSNYYNYFFKNDNDYPILNYPLDSLILYLLSFNIKNVENFPFINKPDKSKFIEAKKRLLYLNCIHFVYKDIQFLFKHIDPKKCLKNSIQFHINKFNPHNKKDGITLTGSFILSLPISTRYAKIFTDVCLKSLAMKQLHTIPLAALLVSSLYLESIFSYDYKLKMKYIKKKKTKNNNNNNNNLTLHHHKEEEEKKKKNHNNLINLFLVNKKNEKDTYTHSDDDDDDDDTLSSSNNDISDDNHNNFINNINIDELENFKEQFDNDILFYLNICIKFYFSKDRNTTCQIMHLDKKKMNELLKLSNHLLKIINYKLNINISLDMLEQNISDISKNIIHYAVIQGFIDHLAIRSDLVHNEYARNQNINYNNKKAYITQNMNIPIYINSTSVLYNNRPYPKYILYNYITKNRNSYVMFDCLKINDSELGSITNVCIFINEYEKIPPAKYDKDNDKIIVYIKPLYLPSSHYLSITDKELNEKDFLFYNYFALFILDGSMFLKMTKFQIFYSHTTYDIINSAQENIKSFIEALKNAQINNRASLITKWKEDRDFLKDEFLSLIEKKFNKNQNDFFNNNWPPLD; the protein is encoded by the exons ATGACAAAAGGAAATACAATATTGATAGATCATATTAATACGACTATTATAaaagatgaagaagaaaaaaaagaaatggTTCCAGGAGATCACTGTTCAAATTCATCAACACCACTCTCTTATAATGATGAACCCAACAAGTTAAgtaataaagaaaaaaagaaattagaatatcaaaaaagaatacaaaagaaaaaagagAAACAACTTAAAAAAGTTCAGAAACTAATTACAAAAACACAATCAGGATCTTTAAGTTATTTGAAGAATAATATTGTTAGTTCGTCtgtatttaataaattaatagatgaaaaaaagaaagagggaaaaaataatgacGCAAATATGAACagtgataatataaatgacacaaatgatatatataataataataataaaaaaaagaacaaaaaaaataagattaaaaataataatatgaataatatgaataatatgaatatacaAGAATATTCTTCTGAATCATCACTTGAAAAACataaaggaaaaaatgatttatgCTCTCACttagaaaatatatcaaaaaaaaaactgataaaaaaattaaaaaataaaaataaacatgCCAAGgaaattgaaaaaaaaaatctattcaaaaaaatacaagaactcaaattaaataatacagaacaaaaaaatttaatgataccttttgatataaaaaatatatcgAAAAATAATGAACACTTAGACAAACTTCTAAAAACATACgaagaattaaatattgaattaccacattatttaaaaataattaaaacGAAGATAGAGAAAAAAAGGAAACGATATCTTGACAAAATTGAATACCTaaaggaagaaaaaaatgtacAAGAAAAAGAAACTATTAAAAGTGAAGAAGAACAATgtgatataaaaaaaaaaaataaaattaatagTTTTAAAGAACAATCacaaaattatatagaaaCGAATAATATCGATGAAACGTATACGGATCAAAATACTAATATTTTAAAGTCTGAATCTAGTGATGAGGactataaaaaaatgaattcCCACAATAATTACCATGACAGTGATATGGATGATGAAAGTATTTCTTCATATCATAACAGTGCAGaggaaaaagaaaaggatttaaataaaaatataaataacaacaataataataataatagtaatatatgtaatgatgataaaagaaaagtgtgttataaaaatatacagGTGAACCGAAAAGAACATATTGATAAAGTTAGGTTATCTCTTCCAGTATTAGATTATGAACAAGAAATTATAGAAGCTGTCTTAAATTATGATGTAGTTTTTATTAACGGAGATACTGGATGTGGTAAATCAACACAAGTACCtcaatttttatatgaatatgGTTTTACCtcaaataattattttattggTATCACTCAACCAAGAAAAATAGCTGTCAAAAGTATTTGTAATAGATTAAACGTTGAACTAAATGAAGAAATTTGTGGTTATCAAATTAGATTTGAAAAATCgtattttttaaaacagAGTAAAATGAAGGTTATGACAGAAggtattttattaaaagaaattatgAGTGATTTTATTCTATCAAAATATAGTGTTATCATTCTAGATGAAGCACATGAAAGAAGTATAAATATGGATATTATTTTAGGAATCTTATCTATAATTTGTAATATTAgaaatgataattattataatttcaAATCAGATATTATTCCTATCaagattataataatgtcTGCAActattaatgataataatctttttaaaaataaaatctTCCAAAATTATACTACTGTAAATATTCCAACTCAAAAAGTACCAGTTGTAGATCACTTTCTTTCTTATACACCTAAAGATTATGTTGAAGAAgcaaaaagaaaaattattcaaataCATAAAAAGCTTCCACAGGGTAGTATTTTAGTTTTCTTAACAAGCCaagaagaaatatatcgtttatataatatgctatcaaatttaaaaataacCAATTTGAAGTGTGAGGAACAAggagaaaataaaattatggACGAAGTTAATTTTGATGTATTTGATTTAAGTGAAGATGAGCAAAATAAGGATGAAAAGGTAAGTTTGTTTTTTAGAGAAACtgatgaaaataaagagAAGAAAATTTTGTTCGACGTATCAGAGGAAGAGGATAGTGTCGAcagtgataataataataatagtgatgataataataataatagtgatGATCATAACAATAGTGATGATCATAACAatagtgataataataataatagtgatgatgataacaatagtgatgataataacaatagtgatgatcataataatagtgATGACCATAACAAtagtgatgataataaaaaaaaaaatattattataaatacaaacaaattaaataataatacaaaaaaaacCTCCAGCATTTGGAAAGGAAGTGATGGCTCAGGTACCCTAAAAGTTTTTAAATTGTATTCTAATTTGCCAATGAAAGAACAAATGAAATTATTTCATAACCCTAAAGAAAATGAACgtatatgtattttaaGTACTAATATTGCTGAGACATCACTTACACTACCAAATATACGTTATGTTATAGACTGTGgtaaagaaaaaagaaaaatatattcaaatttaaatgattattcatattatataattgaTAATATTAGTAAATGCTCAGCTATACAAAGAAAAGGTAGAGCTGGTCgaattttatatttattaaaaaaaaataaaaagaataaaaaaaaaatggaaaatgaaaaaggacatgtatataaattatattcatctaattattataattatttttttaaaaatgataatgattatccaatattaaattatcCTCTCGattctttaattttatatttattaagttttaatataaaaaatgttgaAAATTTCccttttattaataaacCTGATAAATCTAAATTTATTGAagcaaaaaaaagattACTATATCTTAATTGTAttcattttgtatataaagatattcAATTCCTTTTTAAACACATAGATCCAAAAAAATGCCTAAAAAATAGTATACAATTTCATATAAACAAATTTAATCctcataataaaaaagatgGAATAACATTGACAGGAagttttatattatcattacCAATAAGTACCAGATATGCTAAAATATTTACAGATGTTTGCTTAAAATCATTAGCTATGAAACAACTACATACCATACCACTAGCAGCATTATTAGTTTCTTCTTTATACCTCGAATCTATCTTTTCCTATGATTATAAActtaaaatgaaatatataaaaaaaaaaaaaacaaaaaataataataataataataataatttaacacttcatcatcataaagaagaagaagaaaaaaaaaaaaaaaatcataaCAATTTGATAAACTTATTTTTAgtaaacaaaaaaaatgaaaaagacACATACACACACAgtgatgatgatgatgatgatgatgatacATTATCAAGTTCTAATAATGATATCTCTGATgataatcataataattttataaataacatCAATATTGATGAGCTCGAAAATTTTAAAGAACAGTTTGATAATGatatacttttttatttaaatatttgtataaaattttatttttcaaaagACAGAAATACAACATGTCAAATTATGCATcttgataaaaaaaaaatgaatgaattgttaaaattatcaaatcatttattaaaaattataaattataaattaaatataaatatatctttagATATGTtagaacaaaatatttctGATATctcaaaaaatattattcattatGCAGTTATACAAGGATTCATTGATCATCTAGCAATTCGTTCAGATCTGGTTCATAATGAATATGCAAGaaatcaaaatattaattataataataaaaaggCATATATAACTcaaaatatgaatatacccatatatataaattcaaCGTCtgtattatataacaacag ACCTTATCCTAAATACATTCTTTACAACTACATCACAAAAAACAGAAACTCCTATGTTATGTTTGACTGTTTAAAAATCAACGATTCAGAATTAGGAAGTATTACTAATgtttgtatttttataaatgaatatgaaaaaatcCCACCAGCAAAATATGATAAagataatgataaaattattgtttatataaaaccATTATATCTACCTTCTTCTCATTACTTATCTATAACAgataaagaattaaatgaaaaagattttcttttttataattattttgcattatttatattagATGGATCcatgtttttaaaaatgacAAAATTTCAAATATTCTATTCACATACAACCTACGATATAATTAATTCTGCGcaagaaaatattaaaagcTTTATCGAAGCCTTAAAAAATGCccaaataaataatag GGCTTCCTTAATAACTAAATGGAAGGAAGATAGGGACTTTCTGAAAGACGAATTTTTATCCTTgattgaaaaaaaatttaataaaaatcaaaatgatttttttaataataattggCCACCCTTGGATTAA